Genomic segment of Chloracidobacterium sp. N:
TGATGCCCGCCACCCAGCCCCTCCCGTCACGACTGGGCGGGTTGGCTATTGCCCTGCCAACCGTCCGGTGCTTTGTTCTATTCCATTTGAAGGACCCTCACGATGACATTCGACAAAACGCTCCCGGCTTCCCATACGAACGTCCCACGGAGACGAAAGGCGTTGCCGCTTGGGCTGGCCCTGGTGCTGCTCACTGGCGCTCCACTGTTGTCACCGACGGCTTTGGCCGCTGTTGGCGAACCGGTTTCATCCGCATCACCCCAACAGGTTGAAGTTTTTGATGTGATGACGACAACACGCCTCGAGCGCATCCTCCGCTCGTTCACCGACGTGAAGTGGCGTGAACTGGACAACAACACCTACCTCATCGAGCTTACAGACGGTCTGAAGATGCGGCTTGTCAAACGCGACAAAAGCCTCCTGCTGGCCGCTGTCTGGGGCGGACAGCCCATGACGCTCAATCGCATCAATGAATGGAACCGCGTCAAGCGGTTTGCCAAAGCCTACCTCGACAACGACAACGATCCGGTACTCGAAAGCGACTACGAACTGACGGGCGGCGTGACGGAACAGAACGTCAAGGAGTGGATGAAAACGTTCGTGTACTTCGCCAAGGAGTTTCGGAAGTACATG
This window contains:
- a CDS encoding YbjN domain-containing protein, translated to MTFDKTLPASHTNVPRRRKALPLGLALVLLTGAPLLSPTALAAVGEPVSSASPQQVEVFDVMTTTRLERILRSFTDVKWRELDNNTYLIELTDGLKMRLVKRDKSLLLAAVWGGQPMTLNRINEWNRVKRFAKAYLDNDNDPVLESDYELTGGVTEQNVKEWMKTFVYFAKEFRKYMQE